The Cyclobacterium amurskyense genome contains the following window.
ATACTGCAGGTATTCGAAAAAAAGCCAAGGTCAAGGAAGATATTGAATTTTATTCTGTGATGCGTTCATTGAGAACATTGGAAGATTCTGATGTGATCATTATCATGGTAGATGCTACTCGAGGACTGGAAGCTCAGGATGTCAATCTTATCTCTTTGTCCATTAAAAATAACAAAGGACTGATGATTATGGTCAACAAATGGGATTTGGTAGAAAAAGACCATAAGACCATGCAGGCTTTCAAGGACAACATGACGGATAAGCTTGGGGAAAATAAATGGATTCCAATCATATTCATTTCCGCTCTTACCAAACAAAGGATCTTTCAAGCCATGGAATTGGCTATGAATGTTTATGAAAACAAGCAGAGAAAGGTCTCTACATCCAAATTAAATGAGCTATTGTTGCCGGAAATAGAAAAATATCCGCCACCAGCCAATAAGGGGAAATATATCAAAATAAAGTACATCACACAGTTGCCAACCAAGAATCCGGTTATTGCTTTCTTTTGTAACTTACCTCAATACATTAAATCTCCTTATACCAGGTTTTTGGAAAACAGGCTTAGGGAAAATTTTGATTTCACAGGCGTGCCCGTGAAAATCACCTACAAAAAGAAATAAATACCATGAAAAAGTTCACCTATTTCCTCTCCTTGATAGTGCTGATGTCGATCTGGAGTTGTAAAACTTCATCAGAGGAACGCCCTGCCCTCGAATTGGTAAATAAAGAATGGACCTTGCAAGAAGCTACTTTAAGAGGAAGAGGTGTTGTCTCAATTTCTGGTGGTCCTTCCGTCCCTGTAAGTATTGAGGGCATTGGAGAGAATTATGACATGACGCTGGATTTTGGGGATATGGATCAATTGCTTACCGCCGCAGGGAGTTTCGTTTTCGATTTAGATGTAACGGCATTGGGAATCACACTTCAGAATGAAAAAATCCCCGTACAAGGGGTTGAAATCTTTTCTGGCACCTGGGAGTTGGTTGGAGATCAGTTGGTGATTACAGACAAAGAGGAGGCTGTGATATTAGAGGTCATAGACTATTCCGAAAATATGCTCAGGTTGGGAGGAGAGATTGAAGTTTCCGATTTTGAGCGTTTTCAAGAAGAAGGACTTACAGTTAGCGAAACCAGTATTGAAGTGGTTTTAGTTAGGTAAGACAAATACGCTTGACTCTTTAAACGCAGGTTTGAAGATAGGGGGTGGTAGCAGGAATTGCATCTGACTTATAGGTCGATGTTTTGGCGGCATGGTTGCAAATAATACTGCAATTATGCCGCCAAATTCGTTTTTTATAGGCTGGTTTTATAGGGTTAAACCCGAAATATGCAATAGACATTCTATTACCTGCTGAAATCGCTTTAAAATCAGCCACTTCGTTGCTGTTTTCAATTTCACCATAGTGGTGCTATGCTAAAATCTCCAAACAGTCTGATTGTCTTGCGATTGCAACACTTCCCGTAAACACGGGACAGGCTATCACCCCTGACGATTGTCAGGGCGGAGAAATCCTATTATAACCCGGGTTAAGCCTTTTTGCGTTGGTTTCTGATCCTCACTTTATATTTAGCAGAGCGCTTAATGGCCTTCCCTTATTCCATCTAAAATTGCTTTTATTTCTGCAACTTTTAGACTGAAGTTTTGGGTGTGGAGAAGCGTTGGGCTTTTTTGTATTCGTGAACCAAAATTGCGCATGAGTATAAAAGTGGGCTAACTACCTTTTTCCTTCGTAGGGAAGGTAGACCACTTTTTTTGTCTCAAAAAAGGGTTCTGTATAGTAATCCTCTAGGTGGTAACTTACATAGTTTAGGTTTAATGCTTCCAGTTCTTCATCCACCTCGCCTCCTTTGAGGTAAAAGACACCGTTTTGGAATTCTGGATGCATATCTTCTTTCCTAAATTTACCTTTGATCCAAGGGTAAAATTTCTCCATTTGTGTCACCGCCCGGCTGATGATATAATGGTACTTTCGGTCCGTCAGACTTTCTGCCCGTACTTGTTGGGGTTCCACATTTTTTAAACCCAATTGCTTGACCACATCTTTTACCACCGTAATTTTCTTTCCAATAGAGTCAACCAGGTGAAATTGTACTTCAGGAAACATAATAGCAAGAGGGATTCCAGGAAATCCTCCTCCGGTACCTATGTCTAGAATCTTTGTTCCAGCTTCAAATGAAATTAATTTCGCTATACCCAGGGAATGTAAGACATGGTGAATGTAAAAACTATCCATGTCCTTTCGACTGATAACATTGATCTTACTGTTCCAATCAAGGTAAAGTTCTCCCATACGCTCAAATTGGTCTATTTGATGTGTATTCAATTCTGGGAAGTAATGTTGAATCAGCTTGTGGTCTGGAGTCATTAATTATATATGTTTGTTTTTTCCCTGGGCAATTTCGAAAAGTAGTTCCCTTGAACGGTGAAGTTGTGCTTTTACAGTTCCCAAAGGTTTGTCCAGCTCGGCAGCAATTTCATCATAGGACAATTCATCAAAGTACCTTAGCTTGACTAGCTTTCGGTATTTTGCTGGTAACTTGTCTACGAATATTCTTACCATTTCTTTTCTTTGGGTTTTGATAAATTCGTCTTGTGGATTATTGTCGTCATCTTCCACATCTATATTTACCGCATTCCCTCCATCATCTGTCATGGTGTTATTAAGGCTCATGGTTTTGAGCTTCTTTTTCCGAATAAAGTCAATGGTATTGTTGGTGGCAATTCTAAAAAGCCAGGTGCTAAAAGTATAGTCTTTTTTAAATTTGTGCAGGTTTTTAAAGGCCTTGGCAAAGGCTTCCATAGTAAGGTCTTCTGCATCGTCAGCACCTCTGATCATTTTAAGAATCATAAAGTAGACGGCTTTTTTGTACCTCTTCATAAGCGAGGCATAGGCCTGCTGGTCATTGTCATTGACCGCTTTGTCGATCAATTCAAAATCCTCTAATGCTTTATCAGAAAAACTTCTTTCGTTTATTTCCATTTAACTGTTTTTGACAGATAACCTTTGGTTCCTAAGGTCCAAAAATAAATCATGTACATCAAATCAAAAAATAAGGTCCAAATTACCTTTCCAGTCCCCTCTAATTTTTTTCTAGCCCTATGTATGATTAAATATTGTAGTATGGCCCTTGTCAAAACTAACCCCAATACCAGTGCAATTGGTTCCCAGGTGCTTTCAAGAATTACAATTCCTACCGCGGAGAGCCAGAATACCAAATGACTTAACGAATACAAGCCTAGTTTTAGTTTATCCTTGGTGCGATAATATTTCCCAGCATGGAAATGTCTCTTCTTTTGAGTGAAATAAGCTTTGAAGTTGGTCTTTGGCTGTGAAACAGTAATGCTCTCGGGATGTGCTACTATGGCGGTATTGTCGGCTGTAGCATAAAGGTTTACAAATAGATCGTCATCCCCTCCTTCAATGTGCCAGAGCGATTTGAAAGCTTTCTTTTCCATAAAAAAGCTTTTTTGGTAACAAAGGTTTCTTCCCACTCCCATAAAGGGGGATTTCCAATAGCCAAAAGAGAAATAATAAATGGCGGTAAAAAGGGTTTCGTACTGAATGATTTTGTTTAATAAACCTGGAAGTGCTAAATAAGATCCGTGACCGAGGGCAAAAGTTTTGCCTTCATTTCGAACTGGTGCGGACATCCTCTTGATCCAGTGAGAAGAGACTGGTCGGCAATCTGCGTCTGTAAGCAAAATGGTTTCGTATTTTGAAACCTTTATCCCTAAAGTAAGGGCATATTTTTTTGCAGTCACATGATCAGGTGTGTACCTGACATTTACAATTCTCAAGTTTGTATAGGTTTCTGCCAATGACCTCAATAAGTCTTCAGAGTTATCTGTAGAGCAGTCATTTACTACCAGTACTTCAAAATCAGGATAGTCCTGTTCCATAAGTAAAGGGACAAGGTCTTGTAAGTTTCTTGCTTCATTTTTGGCAGCTATGATAATAGAAACCCCACTTAGGTTGGTGTCCTGAAGGGCTTCTCTTTGGGCTTTGTGAAAGAAAACAAACCTGCCAAAAACCACCATTAAGTAGGTGAACTGTATGCCTAAAGCTAAAAAAAATATCCACCATAATGTGTTTTCCATATTTGCGCCTGCTGTCAGTTCTTTAAGATTAATTCAAAAATCTCAGATTTTTGTTTTATTGCGGTTATTTTTGTGTTCCAATAGGCATAGTCAATGAGCTGTATGATCCTTGTTTTAAACAAAAAAGAACAGGGGCATTGAAAAACAGAACATGACAAAGCCATGTTGAGCTCAGAAATCACAACAATTGGCTGATTCTGAAATAATTTCAATGCATACTATAATCGCTATCGCCTATTTCGGATTCAAATATAATGAGTAAATGGGGGATTTTTCAATGAAAGGGAGGAATGAAATTTAAACTTGAAAGCAAGGATCAAAATTCGAAAGCCAGAGCTGGTGAAATTCAGACAGATCACGGCCTGATTCAAACACCGATCTTTATGCCTGTGGGGACTGCTGGATCAGTAAAGGCAGTTCATCAAAGAGAGTTAACTTATGATGTGAAGGCACAGATTATTTTGGGTAACACCTATCACCTTTATCTTCGCCCTGGTCTGGATGTACTGGAAAAAGCTGGTGGTTTACATAAATTCATTGGATGGTCGAGCCCTATTCTTACTGACAGTGGGGGATATCAGGTATTCTCCTTGGAAGGAAATAGAAAAATTAAAGAAGAAGGGGTGGTCTTTAAATCTCATATTGATGGTTCAAAACACCACTTTACTCCTGAATCAGTGATGGATATTCAGCGTACTATTGGCGCAGATATTATAATGGCTTTTGATGAGTGTACCCCCTATCCTTGTGATTGGAGTTATGCCAAAAACTCCATGCATCTTACACACCGTTGGTTAAAGCGCTGTATTGATCATTTTGATAGTACAACAGGAAAATATGGATATGCTCAATCGCTGTTCCCTATCGTTCAGGGCAGTACTTATAAAGACTTAAGGAAAGATGCGGCTCACTTTGTTAGTGACCAAGATAGAGAGGGAAATGCCATTGGGGGATTGTCTGTAGGTGAGCCTGCTGAGATGATGTACGAAATGACAGATCTGGTCACCGATATTCTACCGGAGGACAAGCCCAGGTACCTGATGGGAGTGGGTACACCTGCTAATATCCTTGAGGGGATAGCATTGGGTATAGATATGTTTGACTGTGTAATGCCAACTAGAAATGCCAGAAATGGTATGCTCTTTACTTCAGAAGGCATTATTAATATCCGAAATGAAAGATGGAAAATGGATTTCTCCCCTCTAGACAGTGGCTTCCATTCCCATGTCAGTAATTTCTATACCAAGGCCTACCTTAGACATTTGACCATTAGCAAAGAAATGCTTGCTGCCCAAATAGCAAGTATTCATAATTTATCCTTCTATCTTTGGTTGGTGACACAGGCTAGGGAGCATATCCTAGCGGGAGATTTTAGTAGCTGGAAAAATACTATGGTAGAAAAAGTGAGTAGAAGGTTATAAGAATTCTTCAAGAATAGCTGTTTCATTGAATACATAAGAGAAAGACCATTTGGCATGAAACTATTGGATAAATTAATCATTAAAGATTTCCTCAAGACCTATTTATTTGTGGTCTTGATGTTGATTTTGGTTGTTTTGGTGTTGGATTTCACTGAGAAGAATGATACCTATATCCGAAATGAAGTTCCTGCCGATGAGATTCTTCAATACATGCTTAATTATGGCCTCTATTTAAATAATTTACTTACGCCAATAACAGTCTTCATTTCCGTGATTTTTATCACCTCGAAGATGGCGGGGAGAACAGAAATCATTGCAATCCTAAGTAGTGGGGTGAGTTTTTTGAGAATGCTAGTTCCTTTTATAATGTCTGCAGTACTGATTGCTGTGATTAGTTTTTTGCTGAATGGCTGGGTATTGCCAGTTGCTACTGCTGGAGTTTCAGAATTTAGGGTTGAATATTTGGACAAGCAGCAGATGGACTTGAACCAAAAGAACATTCATATTAAGGTAGCAGAAGATCTGTATGCTTATTTGTTTAAGTATTTTACCTCGGTCAATTCCGGGCATAATTTTACATTGGAACATATAAAAGACGGTAAACTCATTTCAAAATTCTCAGCGGATAGAATTGTTTGGGATACGACCAAAAATGTTTGGAATGCTCGAAATTGGAGGCTAAGAGAATTGAATGAAATGGGTGAGACTTGGACCACAGGGGATGCCATGGATACAACCTTGTCTATTTCTCCCAATGATTTTGATTTGCCCTTGAACCATCATGAGACCTTGACATTACCTGAACTTTCCAAGCAAATTTTAGTGCTAGAGGAGCGGGGAGCAGACAATATCAGCTATTATAAAATAGAAAAATATGTTCGCTTTATGTCCCCCTTTGCTGCGATCCTACTTACTTTCATTGGGGTGATCGTCTCTGCAAGAAAAACCAGAGGAGGGTCCGGGTTCAAAATAGCACTGGGCTTTATGCTGGCCTTTGTGTACATCATACTTTTTTTACTTTCCAGGACATTTGCTGAAGCGGGTACTTCCTATCCAATTTTGGCAGTATGGATACCTAATATTGTTTTTGGATTGACGGGATTGGTACTTTACAAAACCGTTCCCAGGTAAATATTCGCCTATGGTTAAGGATTATTTGTGGCTCCATTTTGTCGTTTTAATCTGGGGATTTACGGCAATACTAGGCCTGTTGATAAGTCTTCCTGCTGTTGAAATTGTTTTTTACCGCACCCTACTTGCGAGTATAGGGCTCCTCTTATTTCTCAAGTTTAGGAGGCGGCCATTGAAGGTAAGTGGTTCGGCCTTAACCAATTTTCTTTTAACTGGAGGCTTGATCGGGGCACATTGGATTTTGTTTTTCTGGGCAGCTCAAGTTTCCACAGCATCTGTTTGTCTTGCGGGATTGGCGACTTGCTCGCTTTGGACTGCATTGATAGAGCCTTTGGTTAATAGGCAACCTGTCAAATGGTATGAGGTAATGTTGGGATTGATAGTTGTTCTTGGCTTGGTCGTGATTTTTAAGTTTGAGTCCGGATATGCCTTGGGCCTTTTATTAGCCGTTCTGTCTGCTTTATTGAGTGCCTGCTTTACCGTGATCAATGGTAAGCTTACCAAAAGCCACAGTCCTTTCGTGATCACTTTTTATGAGATGATAGGGGCCTTTTTGCTGACATCAGCTTTCATGCCTTTTTATGCATATTGGTTTACTGTTGATGGCTTTTCATGGATGCCGCAGGGTATGGATTGGTTTTGGCTGTTGGTGCTTTCGCAGGTATGTACTGTGGTGGCTTTTACCCTATCGGTGAACCTAATGAGACGTATATCCGCTTTTGCAGTTAATCTGACAGTGAATATGGAGCCGGTTTACGGTATTCTATTGGCATTTATGATCTTTGGGGAGAAAGAAAAAATGACAACTGAGTTTTATGTTGGAACCTTGATAATTTTAGCTTCAGTTGGTATCTATCCGGTAATTCGATATGTGCAAAAAAGAAGGGGACTAAGAACCGTAAGAAAAATTCATTGATTAAAGGTTAAAACATTGGCTTAAATTAGTTTTTCGGAAAAGGTAAAATAATGGGAGGGAAATTTAATCCCTTGTGGTGTATCCTTAAATAATCCAAATACAGCAGATCCTGAGCCAGACATGGCTGCATACCAGGCCCCAGCTTCATATAGTTTTGATTTGATGTCTGCTATCTCCGGGTAGGAATTGAAAATTCCTTTTTCAAAATCGTTTACAAGGTTTGATTTCCAGGTAGATTGATCATTGAGTATGGCTTTTAGGCCCATTTCCCTTTCTTTGGGCTGGATTCCATCATAAGCTTCTTTGGTGCCTATATGAATGCCGGGATGCACCAGAAAAAGCCAGTTTCCCGCCAAATCCAAATCAAGTGTTTCTAATTTTTCTCCCCGTCCTTCAGCCATTTGGGGCTTGTTTTGTATAAAGAAAGGGCAGTCGCTACCTAATTGGGAGGCGTAGTCCTCAAGTTGTTTTGGTTTTAAATTTAGGGAAAATAGGGTGTTCAAAAGTTTAAGGGCAAAAGCTGCATCAGCCGAACCTCCTCCTAGACCAGCCCCTATGGGAATGCTTTTATGGAGATGCGCAGCTACAGGTGTAAGCTTCGGGAAATCAGCCAGCAATAATTGATATGCCTTGACGATGAGGTTATGATCTGATGTGCCTGGGATGGGTATTCCACTATGAGTAAAACCAAAGGATTTGGCGGGAATCATTTCCAAGCCTTCCTTAAGAGGTATGGGGTACATGCAAGTATGAATGTCGTGATACCCATCATTCCTTTTTCGAAGGACATGTAAGCCAAGATTAATTTTTGCATTGGGAAAAATGATCATAATTGTACATCTTTAGGCTTTAAAATTAAAACAAAGGTGTGGATTTTCTAAGCACCTTTTTAATTCATTTTTATAGATAAAGGCTTACTTAAGTTTAAAGTTGGTAACTCTGACCTTATAGACGGTTTTTTTAGTAAAAAATTAACAAAAGTTTGGATCAGAAGAAAATTTTGATTTTTTTCGCGATAATGAAATAAATGAAATAAAATTGCATCAATCCTATAATAATAAACTTTAATTTTTTAATTAAATTCATTTGCATTATTTTCTTATTTTACTCAAATTAAAAAAAGAATTAAAATATTGTAAGTATGGATTATGGGTTTTAATATTGCATTATAATAGTACAAAATAAAGTCAAAGAGAATACTCCATAAGAGAAATGTTAATAGTTGTCAGCCTAGTCGTTCTAATTGTCATTATCATTTAGTAAGTGATGAAGCGCTGATCTATTGCCAATAGAAAAAATCAATCAAAGTGCTTCATTCGAGTGAAGCACTTTTTTTTATAAGCCAGTTGTTAAAAATAATTCAGTTATAATGAGCAATTCAAAGAAGAATAGTTGGGAGGTAAGCGATAATCAAGAAAATCCGGCTTCAATGGCCATGTTGTATGCAACAGGACTGTCGGACGAAGAGATGAAGCAGCCTTTTGTCGGGGTCGCAAGTTGTGGATATGAAAGTAACCCTTGTAACATGCACCTTAATGACTTTGCAAGAGCCATAAAGGCTTCTACAAAAAAGTCAAAGCTGACTGGATTGGTCTTCAACACGATAGGCATCAGTGATGGGATTTCAATGGGTACTTCAGGTATGCGTTATAGTTTACCATCAAGAGAAATCATTGCTGACTCCATAGAGTCATTTATTCTAGGACATTCATTTGATGGGATAGTTGCTGTAGCTGGTTGTGATAAAAACATGCCAGGAGCGGTAATGGGTATGTTACGTGTGAACAGACCTTCTATCATGGTTTATGGTGGTACTATCAGGTCTGGTAAATATAAGGGAGAAAAACTCAATATTGTTTCTGCTTTTGAAGCATACGGAAAACGAATCAAAAACGAAATTTCTGATGAAGACTATACCGGTGTAATCAAGAATGCTTGCCCTGGAGCGGGTGCTTGTGGAGGTATGTATACCGCCAACACCATGTCTTCTGCCATAGAGGCAATGGGGCTTTCGCTTCCATATAGTGCATCTAATCCGGCTAACTCTAATGAAAAAGCTGCTGAATGCGAAGCAGCAGGTGAATTCATTGCCAATTTATTGGCTATGGACCTTAAGCCTAAAGATATCTTAACCAAGAAAAGCTTGGAGAATGCGGTAAGGGTGGTAGTCGCACTTGCTGGTAGCACCAATGCGGTACTTCACCTTTTGGCGATTGCCAGAACGGCAGAAATCGACTTTGGACTAGAAGATTTTAAAAAGATCAATGCCACAACTCCTGTATTGGGAGATTTTAAGCCTAGTGGAAAATACATGATGGAAGACCTGCATGAACAGGGAGGCCTTCCTGCATTTATGAGGTACCTTTTGGACAATGGATTGTTACATGGCGACTGTATGACAGTGACAGGCAAAACAATTGCTGAAAACTTGGCCAATGTAGCTCCAATAAAAGCAGAAAAAGGCAATGTAATCAATCCTATTGATTCCCCTGTTAAGAAAACTGGTCACCTATGTATTTTGACTGGAAACCTTGCTCCAGAAGGATCCGTGGCAAAAATATCCGGTAAAGAGGGTGTTTCCTTCACCGGTCCTGCTAAAGTGTACAACTCAGAGCAGGAAGCCAATGACGCCATGAAAAACATGGAGGTTAAAAAGGGTGATGTTGTCGTCATCAGGTATGTAGGTCCTAAAGGAGGACCAGGCATGCCAGAAATGCTTAAACCAACATCCATTATCATTGGTGCAGGTTTGGGTGCAGATGTTGCACTTATTACAGATGGAAGATTTTCAGGAGGCACGCATGGCTTCGTAGTAGGACATGTGACGCCGGAAGCATATACAGGTGGCCCTATAGGGCTTTTACAAAACGGCGATATGGTTACCATTAATGGGGAAACGCTCGAAATTAGCTGTGATGTTTCTGAGGAAACTTTTGCAGAGCGAAAGAAAACCTGGGTAAATAAAGACCTGAGCCATTTGAATGGAACACTTAAAAAATATTCTCAGTTAGTTTCTACCGCATCTGAGGGATGTGTGACAGATAAAGATTAACGACTATGAATGATTCACAAATAAGAGGGGCAGAAATTGTAATCAAATCCCTGGTAGCAGAAAATGCCAAATTTATTTTTGGCTACCCAGGAGGGGCTATCATGCCGGTGTATGATGCACTCTATGATTATATGGATCAAATCCAACATATCCTCACCCGACACGAACAGGGCGCAATTCATGCAGCCCAAGGATATGCAAGAGTTTCTGGTAAGGTAGGAGTCTGTATGGCTACCTCCGGTCCAGGCGCCACTAATTTAATAACAGGCATGGCAGATGCCCTGATAGATAGCACACCCCTTGTCTGTATTACAGGGCAAGTGGTTTCTCAGCTATTGGGTACTGATGCTTTTCAGGAAACTGACGTAGTAGGTATTTCTATGCCTGCCACGAAGTGGAACATACAGGTCAGAAGAGTGGAGGATATAGCTCCGGCTATAGCCAAAGGCTTTCATATCGCAAGATCTGGAAGACCAGGTCCGGTACTAATTGACATTACCAAGGATGCACAAATTGCTCTAGGTGATTTCAATTATGTTCCCTGCCTTAATATCCGTTCTTACCGACCTTATCCTAAAGTTTCAGACAGTGTGATCGCTGAAGCCGCAGCACTTATCAATAGCGCCGAAAGACCTTACTTGCTGTATGGTCAAGGTGTGATATTGGGTAAGGCCGAAAGCCAGTTGAAAGCATTTTTGGACAAAACTGGTATTCCTGCTGCCTGTACCTTGTTAGGAACAGGAGCTCTGTCAGAGGATCATCCCAATTATGTAGGAAAATTGGGTATGCATGGCAATTATGCACCTAACTTACTTACCAATAAATGCGATGTATTAATAAGCGTAGGAATGCGTTTTGATGATCGTGTGACAGGGGATGTGAAAAGGTATGCCAAGCAAGCTAAGGTAATTCACCTGGAATTAGACCCAGCTGAAATCGATAAAATAGTAAAAGCGGATGTACCTGTTTTGGGTGACTGTAAGGTCAGTTTAGAAAAGCTGGTTGAGAAGGTAGAAAAAAGAGAACATCCGGAATGGATCAAGCAGTTTAGAGAACTTGAAGCTGAGGAAAAAAGAGTAGTTGTAGGCAATGATTTATCCCCAACCAAGATTGGTTTGACCATGGGAGAGGTAGTTCGCCATATCAACGAATTTAAGGCTGATGATGCCATATTGGTAACAGACGTTGGGCAACACCAGATGGTGGCTTGGAGGTATTTTGAATACAAAACAACCAGAACCCAAGTGACTTCAGGTGGATTAGGTACCATGGGTTTTTCCCTTCCG
Protein-coding sequences here:
- the rsmG gene encoding 16S rRNA (guanine(527)-N(7))-methyltransferase RsmG; its protein translation is MTPDHKLIQHYFPELNTHQIDQFERMGELYLDWNSKINVISRKDMDSFYIHHVLHSLGIAKLISFEAGTKILDIGTGGGFPGIPLAIMFPEVQFHLVDSIGKKITVVKDVVKQLGLKNVEPQQVRAESLTDRKYHYIISRAVTQMEKFYPWIKGKFRKEDMHPEFQNGVFYLKGGEVDEELEALNLNYVSYHLEDYYTEPFFETKKVVYLPYEGKR
- a CDS encoding RNA polymerase sigma factor, which translates into the protein MEINERSFSDKALEDFELIDKAVNDNDQQAYASLMKRYKKAVYFMILKMIRGADDAEDLTMEAFAKAFKNLHKFKKDYTFSTWLFRIATNNTIDFIRKKKLKTMSLNNTMTDDGGNAVNIDVEDDDNNPQDEFIKTQRKEMVRIFVDKLPAKYRKLVKLRYFDELSYDEIAAELDKPLGTVKAQLHRSRELLFEIAQGKNKHI
- a CDS encoding glycosyltransferase codes for the protein MENTLWWIFFLALGIQFTYLMVVFGRFVFFHKAQREALQDTNLSGVSIIIAAKNEARNLQDLVPLLMEQDYPDFEVLVVNDCSTDNSEDLLRSLAETYTNLRIVNVRYTPDHVTAKKYALTLGIKVSKYETILLTDADCRPVSSHWIKRMSAPVRNEGKTFALGHGSYLALPGLLNKIIQYETLFTAIYYFSFGYWKSPFMGVGRNLCYQKSFFMEKKAFKSLWHIEGGDDDLFVNLYATADNTAIVAHPESITVSQPKTNFKAYFTQKKRHFHAGKYYRTKDKLKLGLYSLSHLVFWLSAVGIVILESTWEPIALVLGLVLTRAILQYLIIHRARKKLEGTGKVIWTLFFDLMYMIYFWTLGTKGYLSKTVKWK
- the tgt gene encoding tRNA guanosine(34) transglycosylase Tgt, with amino-acid sequence MKFKLESKDQNSKARAGEIQTDHGLIQTPIFMPVGTAGSVKAVHQRELTYDVKAQIILGNTYHLYLRPGLDVLEKAGGLHKFIGWSSPILTDSGGYQVFSLEGNRKIKEEGVVFKSHIDGSKHHFTPESVMDIQRTIGADIIMAFDECTPYPCDWSYAKNSMHLTHRWLKRCIDHFDSTTGKYGYAQSLFPIVQGSTYKDLRKDAAHFVSDQDREGNAIGGLSVGEPAEMMYEMTDLVTDILPEDKPRYLMGVGTPANILEGIALGIDMFDCVMPTRNARNGMLFTSEGIINIRNERWKMDFSPLDSGFHSHVSNFYTKAYLRHLTISKEMLAAQIASIHNLSFYLWLVTQAREHILAGDFSSWKNTMVEKVSRRL
- a CDS encoding LptF/LptG family permease, translated to MKLLDKLIIKDFLKTYLFVVLMLILVVLVLDFTEKNDTYIRNEVPADEILQYMLNYGLYLNNLLTPITVFISVIFITSKMAGRTEIIAILSSGVSFLRMLVPFIMSAVLIAVISFLLNGWVLPVATAGVSEFRVEYLDKQQMDLNQKNIHIKVAEDLYAYLFKYFTSVNSGHNFTLEHIKDGKLISKFSADRIVWDTTKNVWNARNWRLRELNEMGETWTTGDAMDTTLSISPNDFDLPLNHHETLTLPELSKQILVLEERGADNISYYKIEKYVRFMSPFAAILLTFIGVIVSARKTRGGSGFKIALGFMLAFVYIILFLLSRTFAEAGTSYPILAVWIPNIVFGLTGLVLYKTVPR
- a CDS encoding DMT family transporter produces the protein MVKDYLWLHFVVLIWGFTAILGLLISLPAVEIVFYRTLLASIGLLLFLKFRRRPLKVSGSALTNFLLTGGLIGAHWILFFWAAQVSTASVCLAGLATCSLWTALIEPLVNRQPVKWYEVMLGLIVVLGLVVIFKFESGYALGLLLAVLSALLSACFTVINGKLTKSHSPFVITFYEMIGAFLLTSAFMPFYAYWFTVDGFSWMPQGMDWFWLLVLSQVCTVVAFTLSVNLMRRISAFAVNLTVNMEPVYGILLAFMIFGEKEKMTTEFYVGTLIILASVGIYPVIRYVQKRRGLRTVRKIH
- the ispE gene encoding 4-(cytidine 5'-diphospho)-2-C-methyl-D-erythritol kinase, which translates into the protein MIIFPNAKINLGLHVLRKRNDGYHDIHTCMYPIPLKEGLEMIPAKSFGFTHSGIPIPGTSDHNLIVKAYQLLLADFPKLTPVAAHLHKSIPIGAGLGGGSADAAFALKLLNTLFSLNLKPKQLEDYASQLGSDCPFFIQNKPQMAEGRGEKLETLDLDLAGNWLFLVHPGIHIGTKEAYDGIQPKEREMGLKAILNDQSTWKSNLVNDFEKGIFNSYPEIADIKSKLYEAGAWYAAMSGSGSAVFGLFKDTPQGIKFPSHYFTFSEKLI
- the ilvD gene encoding dihydroxy-acid dehydratase, with translation MSNSKKNSWEVSDNQENPASMAMLYATGLSDEEMKQPFVGVASCGYESNPCNMHLNDFARAIKASTKKSKLTGLVFNTIGISDGISMGTSGMRYSLPSREIIADSIESFILGHSFDGIVAVAGCDKNMPGAVMGMLRVNRPSIMVYGGTIRSGKYKGEKLNIVSAFEAYGKRIKNEISDEDYTGVIKNACPGAGACGGMYTANTMSSAIEAMGLSLPYSASNPANSNEKAAECEAAGEFIANLLAMDLKPKDILTKKSLENAVRVVVALAGSTNAVLHLLAIARTAEIDFGLEDFKKINATTPVLGDFKPSGKYMMEDLHEQGGLPAFMRYLLDNGLLHGDCMTVTGKTIAENLANVAPIKAEKGNVINPIDSPVKKTGHLCILTGNLAPEGSVAKISGKEGVSFTGPAKVYNSEQEANDAMKNMEVKKGDVVVIRYVGPKGGPGMPEMLKPTSIIIGAGLGADVALITDGRFSGGTHGFVVGHVTPEAYTGGPIGLLQNGDMVTINGETLEISCDVSEETFAERKKTWVNKDLSHLNGTLKKYSQLVSTASEGCVTDKD
- the ilvB gene encoding biosynthetic-type acetolactate synthase large subunit, whose product is MNDSQIRGAEIVIKSLVAENAKFIFGYPGGAIMPVYDALYDYMDQIQHILTRHEQGAIHAAQGYARVSGKVGVCMATSGPGATNLITGMADALIDSTPLVCITGQVVSQLLGTDAFQETDVVGISMPATKWNIQVRRVEDIAPAIAKGFHIARSGRPGPVLIDITKDAQIALGDFNYVPCLNIRSYRPYPKVSDSVIAEAAALINSAERPYLLYGQGVILGKAESQLKAFLDKTGIPAACTLLGTGALSEDHPNYVGKLGMHGNYAPNLLTNKCDVLISVGMRFDDRVTGDVKRYAKQAKVIHLELDPAEIDKIVKADVPVLGDCKVSLEKLVEKVEKREHPEWIKQFRELEAEEKRVVVGNDLSPTKIGLTMGEVVRHINEFKADDAILVTDVGQHQMVAWRYFEYKTTRTQVTSGGLGTMGFSLPAALGAQLHDYSREVICVVGDGGIQMTIQELGAIMQTKAPVKVVLLNNNFLGMVRQWQQLFFDKRYSFTELDNPDFIKIAEAYNFKVQKVDERADLRQAVAEMFVHDGPYFLEVKVEKEDNVFPMIATGSSVEEVRLK